Proteins encoded by one window of Carassius auratus strain Wakin chromosome 8, ASM336829v1, whole genome shotgun sequence:
- the LOC113107143 gene encoding death effector domain-containing protein-like, producing the protein MTSQQHGNANPALLSPQNSSSSQGRQHISRSPIDSYSRSGLSFPRRGWVAGSSSAAAHGNSLALSLSRLAPASCSLSSSSRRPASGRVEPWPEEAVDDAYGLYSLHRMFDIVGAQLTHRDVRVLSFLFVDVIDEYERGGIRSGRDFLLALERQGRCDETNFRHVLQLLRIITRHDLLPYVTLRKRQTVCPDPVDKYLEETSVRYVSPRGAGEAQQGTPHRRTGHQPLICCPPSGPQVCPSRAKPTPPLPSRKRKRSHTTADCREKQTCDIRLRVRAEYCQHESALQGNVFSNKQEALERQFERFNQANTILKSRDLGSIICDIKFSELTYLDAFWRDYINGSLLEALKGVFITDSLKQAVGHEAIKLLVNVDEEDYQAGRRKLLRNLVAGGAGAGTGSREGPLS; encoded by the exons ATGACCTCACAGCAGCATGGGAATGCCAACCCTGCCCTCCTCTCGCCACAGAACTCTTCATCAAGTCAGGGCAGGCAACACATTTCCCGTTCCCCGATAGACTCGTATTCCCGCTCTGGGCTTTCCTTTCCTCGGAGAGGCTGGGTTGCAGGGTCCTCATCTGCAGCAGCTCATGGTAactctcttgcgctctctctgAGCCGATTGGCTCCGGCGTCCTGCAGTCTATCCTCCTCGTCTCGGAGACCTGCTTCTGGTCGGGTGGAGCCGTGGCCGGAGGAGGCAGTGGATGACGCATATGGGCTTTACTCTCTTCACCGCATGTTTGATATTGTGGGCGCGCAGCTGACGCACCGAGACGTACGTGTGCTGTCCTTCCTTTTTGTGGACGTTATTGATGAGTACGAGAGAGGAGGGATACGGAGCGGGCGAGATTTCCTACTCGCGCTTGAGCGTCAGGGGCGATGTGACGAGACAAACTTCCGGCATGTTCTTCAGCTGCTCCGCATCATCACTCGCCATGACCTGCTGCCATACGTCACGTTGCGCAAGAGACAGACAG TGTGCCCAGATCCAGTCGATAAATACCTGGAGGAGACGTCAGTCCGTTATGTTTCTCCCAGAGGAGCAGGAGAAGCACAGCAGGGGACTCCTCACAGAAGAACAG GACACCAGCCACTGATCTGCTGTCCTCCATCAGGACCCCAGGTATGCCCATCCCGTGCTAAACCAACCCCACCTCTGCCAAGCAGGAAAAGAAAGAGATCACACACGACAGCTGACTGCAGAGAAAAACAGACCTGTG ACATACGACTGAGAGTGCGTGCGGAGTACTGTCAGCACGAGTCGGCCCTACAAGGAAATGTCTTCTCCAACAAGCAGGAGGCGCTGGAGAGGCAGTTTGAGCGGTTCAACCAGGCCAACACCATCCTCAAATCCCGTGACCTGGGTTCCATCATATGTGACATCAAGTTCTCAGAGCTGACCTACCTGGACGCCTTCTGGCGGGACTACATCAATGGCTCACTATTGGAAGCCCTGAAGGGTGTTTTCATCACAGACTCTCTAAAGCAGGCAGTGGGCCATGAGGCCATTAAGCTCCTGGTGAACGTGGATGAGGAAGACTACCAAGCTGGCAGGAGGAAGTTGCTGAGGAACCTGGTGGCCGGAGGTGCTGGTGCAGGGACGGGGAGCAGGGAGGGTCCCTTGTCCTAG